From the Triticum urartu cultivar G1812 chromosome 4, Tu2.1, whole genome shotgun sequence genome, the window CGATACCGAAAATGTTAAGAAGTTCCTCGACGACGTGCAGCTGGATCAAAGTGGGGCAGACGTGGTCGTGCCCCCACTTCTCGCCGCACTTGAAGCACAGGCCACGAGCACGACAATAGTCCCGCAGTGTCTTGAGCTTGGCAGATTCGACGCGCGCAACATCCGTGCCACGACGATCAATCGCCCCCGCGGCGGGTGCGGGGCGGTTTGGAGGTAGCGATAGAGGTAGTGGTACAACCACTTTGGTTGCCGCGTCAGGTGGCTGCGCAGGGACCCGAAAGTGCCGCCCAGCACCTCCTCCTGCAGGAGCACCAATGAGCACGCCGTGTCCAGATCAGGGGGCCGCTGAACCAGCACCACTGCCCGAATATCGGTcctcaaccccccccccccacaaacGAGTGAGAAAGTAGTAAGGATGGATAGAATCAGAATACAAACTCAAATGGTCAATAATCATCTTGAATTTCTCAATATAACCAGCTACTGAGGTGGTCTGTCGCACAATATAGAACTGGCGAATCAGCATTTGGTGCCGAGCGCGACCAAAACGGGAGCACAACAGAGAGGTAAATGCATCCCAATCGAACTCTGACAGGCGCTTCTGGATCGCCTGCAACCAAACAAAAGCAGCAGCAGAAAAATTGAGCGCGGCCATCGGGACCCATAAGGTGTGATGGATGCCAAACATAGAGTAATATTGCTCGCACAAAATTTTCCAGAGATTCAGATTCTCTCCCATAAACTGAGGAAACGATATAGATGGGTGTGCTTGGCCCAACCCAGTGAGCATCTGGCTCGCATGTGCAAACGGAGAGAGCATAGACGGAGAGGAAAGAGAATCGGACTGACCGCTTGCCGAGAGCAGCGGCGGCGTATGGAACGACACCGCCGACGACCGCCGTGCTATGTTGAAAACTCCCTGGCCTACGGGCCCTTGCTGATGAGTCGTCGCGCCAGTCACGGGTCTGATGTGGACGCTGTGTGTCACGGGCGGTTGTTGGTGCGGATCCTGAGTCGCGGGGAGCTGCTCGCCTTCCTTGGGCGGTAGCGGCTGGGCTAGTTGCAGCGCCGCCACCATGTTGCTCAGATCCGCCACCCGACGCTCCAGATCGGGCCGCCACTTGAGTACCTCGTCGATCTTGGCCGATGTTGCTTGCTGGGCCTTGGTCTGCGCGTCCATGGAGGCTTCGATCTTGGCCTCAAGCTTGATGAGGAAGGCAGAGACACTCGGGTCCATGGCTTTCAGATGCGCCCTGGCTCGGTGCAAGCTCCTGGTCTTGACGAGGCGCGCCAGAACGAAGCGGAGAGGGTGAAGTTTGGTCTCTGATACCAGATGTTAGGGACGAACTAGTATTTCATATAGCTTGGTAGCAATCTCTCGTACAACTCAATTGCAGTGTCGATTACAGAGGAATTGCAAGAGTGGCGGCTAGGGGTCCTAGCAAGGAAGGGGAAAGAGGTAGGTGGCCGTCGGGTCGTTCGCCTGATCCACTGGATGCTTCGCGCTCTGGCGGTTGAGGATTAAGTAGTCCTTGCCTGGGCTCGGGCTGCTGCCACCCACTCCGGGTCCCATCACTCGCGGGTTGGCCACGCGTGCACGCTTGGACCGTGCACCGTGGGCTTGGTTCGCTTCTGCCGGCGGGCTCTTTGGGTCAGCGATGTTGACACTCGGGCTGAGCTGATGACCGTCGAGGCGGGCGGGGAAGTATTGCAGCGGCGAGGCGGCTGGGGTGGCATCATAATGGGGCGAAGGGGTGCAACGGAAAGGTTACATGGCCAGGCAGCTAGGTGGCGGGCTGAGTGGAGACGGGTAGTGGGGTGGCAGGGCGAGGAGCGGCGGACCGGGCGAGGCACGGCGGGAAGGCAGGCGCAGTGGACAACCTGATTCGCGACAACCGGCCGGGCGGGTGGCAAGGTCAATGGCTCGGCGGGATGGGCGGTGGAGTCCATCGGGACGATTTTTGACCCAACTCCTCCCTAAATCTGGAAATTTTACAGAACAGGGGAGTTAGGGATAGATCGAGCAGAGCAACCACTGGCCGCGGAAACTGAAGGAAAAGGAACCCCCCAGGGTCCGACAGACCCGTGACCGTGCCCACCCAAAACCCCTGACGCGCATAACCCCCATTCCGCCCAAATGCCCGGCCGCTCGCCGGCGCCCAccggccgccgccggcgccgcaGCCGAGGCTGGAGCACTCCGTCTAAGGCCTCCCGTCGCCCACAGTCCCCTCCCCCTTCCTCCGCGCCGCCCCTTGCCCAGCAGCCGCCCCTGCCCCCTGGCACCGAGGTCGAGGTCCGCGTCGACGACGACGGCTTCCACGGCTCCTGGTTCGAGGCCAAAGTCGACAGCTTCCTCCCTGCGCGCGGCCGCGGCTCCCGGGCCCGCTACACCGTCACCTACTCCCATCTCCTCTCCGACGACTCCGGCGGTACCCTCGTCGAACCCTTCGCTCCCTCCCACATCCGCCCtcgcccccctcctccctccaACCCGGAGCCTCTCTGCCTCCACGACATCGTCGAGGCCTTCCACAACGACGGATGGTGGTCCGGAATCCTTCTCGCCATTGACCCCCTCACCGCCGCCTTCCCCATCACCCGCGAGGTCATAACCTTCCAGGATCCCCACCACGTCCGCCCTCGCCGCGACTACGTCGACGGCCAGTGGCTCCCGTCCAAGGTCGCCATTTCTGTCCAGCCCAAGCGGGCGGTTAGGGTTTACGCCGTTGGGGACAAGGTGGAGGTGGTGAGGGACCGGGACTTGTATGGCTACTCGTGGTTCCCCGCCACCGTGGCCAAGGTCATTGATAGGCTGAGTTACCTCGTGGAGTACTCCGATCTGGAGGAAGAGGTGGGTGGGGGGAAGGCCATGGAGTACCTGCATTGCCTCTTCATCAGACCAGACGTGGAGCACTCTCCGCGGGAGAGCGAGTTCCGCCTCGGTCCTGGTGCCGCAGTGGAGGTGTACTGTGACGGCGCTTGGTCACCAGGGGTGGTGCAAAGGGCTGTTGGCGAGGGTGAGTACGAGGTTAGCATTGACGGAAAGGAGGGAGAGCTGTTGCTGAAGAAGGTGCCAGAGTTGCTCAAGCCTCAATACAAGTGGAATGGCAAGCATTGGAGGATTGTAAGTCCTAAGGTAATATTTGCGAAATCCACCTCCTACCGGTGCATGCTAGTTCACAGTTTCAGTACTCTGATGTTATAGTTTTTGTTTCTGGATTGTGTACACCTGCAAATTTTGCTGCTTTCGGCCATGAATCGATCAGGGTGATTTGTTTTTGTCTCGTATCCGATTTGATTAAAGTTAGATGATACATCTTTGGgagttactccctccgtcccaaaatgtAAGATCCCTTTTTACACTATCATAGTGTCAAAAATGatcttatattttgggacggagggagtatttgtttATTCTTATAAATATTATTTCGAAATTTAATGTATTATCCTTTTCCCACAACCCGCTAGCCATGCATTCTTAAAACATGTTGCTTCTGAGTTCCGACGCCAAGAGTTTGATTGTCTGAGGTTCTGAATTACTTTCTTGAAGAACTATGAACTAATATGAAGATTTTCTTGCATAATCGACTTTGATTTTTTGCGTCATAATTAAACTTTAGATGTTATGTCTTGTTGTATTGCCCACAATGTTGGACTACCGATGGTGTCACTAAAGATATTGACATGCTCTTCAAAATACATGCAAGAATAATATGTGCTTTCAGCCATTCTTCGTGTTTCCATCATTTCATTTGACATTATCAAATCTGAAGCTGTAAATGCTGGTGTGGAGCTAGTATCTAGCTTCTCTTGAACCATATCCAGCTTCCATTTTTTCTCATAACAATATCAATCTTGTAGACTTCAACTTTGTTCATTACAATTAGTCTGATTGTATGCCATGTATTCTGCATCCCTTCTTTACCTCAGTGCTCTTGATCATTTTCGAAAGGTGCTAGTTTGATGTTGAAGTCTTACATATAGATACATAGTAGGGAAATTGCAAGATGGCTTTTGTTGACAGGTTACATCATACAATTTGTGGAACACTTCAGTTCCAGTGGAAGTATCTAACTACTTTCCCAGTTTTCTGTTATACACTGAAAAATTAGGAGGTGTTTGGATGTTCTGTTGGGTTAAATGTGGGATGGAGTGTCTTCTGTCCTGTATGATTTGCATGGTGGCATTGAACCATGACACAATAAAGGCTGAAGTTTGGCTGTGGTGAAGTGTCATCATCCTGCTGATTTATCTCTGCACATGTTACTTATTTACTTGTGTTGTTTGCTTTGGAAGACTGCATATGAGAAGGTAGGACCCCAAATGATTTTGTGTGGAAGGTGTGAGTTGGGTTGGGGTTTCATcctaaatctttgcatttggtaTCAGACCATCCAAGGGTCAATGTTGTGGACAATTTTCCCCCCATGGAAACCGATTTCGTGGCTGATTCTTTTGCATCTACTGCCCCAacgtcttatatttaggaatggaggtaGTAATATATAGGAAAAATAGAAACAGGAAGGCTATGCTACAAATATCTTATAAATTCTCTAAATATTTTTTCCTCCGCAGTTGCATCTGTTGGACTGGTACTGCATGGTAGGTTGAAACAATAGTATTATGAAGTGCATAATACTTGTATAGTCTTATTACTACTAGAAAGTTACACAACTGAGCTCAGTGCATATGACTACATTTGTGATTTTTTAAACATATTTCAATGTTttacaaataaaaaaaataatGTATTGTATTGAAGTATGAGCAACAACAACATTTTGTGACAAGTATAGTCAGTTTGGAATGTAGAAAAGACAAATTTGTGCACACATTGTTGATATGTATGAAAAATATAGATATATTTGTGCCACTGGTGCATATGTCTGTGTGTGCCAAAATACCCGTATTGTACTATGCTCGTTTtcactactccctctgttccataaTATAGTGCATATAGGTTTTTCAATAGTTAAACAAGTATATGTTTGACCAAGTTTCTAGAATAAACTAGCGAAATCTAGAATACTAAATAAAAAACATATAAAAGTACACTTCATGATGGATCTAATGAGACTAATTTTGTATTGtggatgttgatattttttcccTTAAACTTGGTCAAACATAGCCATTTTTGACTTTTAGAAAACAAAATATGCACTACATtttggatggagggagtatataatAAGAGGCTGTCTGGCTGGACACTCTCATCGAAACAAGAAATGAACTGTTACATTTTGTCTTATCTTTTTTTTTGTTGAGAAAGTTACAATTTATATGATCACTAGGTTAGCCTGTATCATAATGACGCAGAAAGAAGAATCATGCGATTTTAGAATTTCATATTAAACCAGATATTTGTATCTTAGCAATGCATGAAGTATCCTACACGTGCTGTTCCATACAGTTTGGAGATATTTGGAATCTGGATTACCCTTCTGGCCTCCCTCCCCCCGTCTCATGCTCGCTCGCTTCCTGTTGAAGCATGCTTGTCGTTAGCGGCACATGTTTTGCGtttaattggtatcacattaaTCATGAACTATGATGTTTTATTAATTAATAACTTATATGAGAAATCCCTTGACTGATGCTACTTTCTTTTCATGGCTTTTCCCCATCAGGCTGATTCATAATGAAAATTGATGAGGCATGTTGTCTCATGTGGATGCTTGGGTTGAGTCCTATATTACTTTCTTTTTATAAGCCATATGGATTGCTGAGTAATTGCATATCTTGATTTATTCAATCATGCAAGTATCTTGCACTATGCGGTCACATGCGTTAGTTTTATGACTTGAAAACGTTTTCATAACTGTTATTTTGATTATATTTGATATTCTATTTGTTATGCATTTAGCATTGGATATATTTCAATTTGCATGACCCACTCTAGAAATTTCCTTCGTATACAGAGACAAGGTAATAGGCGGCAGTCTGTATCTGGAAAACGTCCAAGCTCAGCTGTTGAGGTGGCATCCAATGATGATGAAAATAGCCATCATACACAATCTCCAGCCACAAAAAGGTCAAGGATAGAACTGCCACGAAAAAAACTTGAAGAGTTAACTGAAGGTTCTGAACATGTGTTGGAGTCTGAGATGGACACTAGTTTATCTGCACTACGCAAGTCACTAGCAAGCAATTTTTCTCCAAAAACCTGTTCTCCGCGATCTAGAAAAAATAACTTTCAAGCGATTTCACGAAGGATAGTGGATTCTTGTACAGCGCCGATGAAGGGGCTCGGGGTTCATCATGCTTCCTCAGAAAATCCAACACCTCAGAACGAATCAAGAGCAGATGGTATTGTGGAAGTTGTTGTTCAAGAAGCCCCGCTTGACATGATGCTTTCAAATGGTCAGCTTAATTCACCTGTCTGTGGAAGAATTGCTGATGAAGCCCATGATATGCTTTTGATTGCAGGATTAAGAAAACAGAAAATGGATTCCTCTTGCATAAATAATGCTGTCCAGAAACCACAGGAAAGCCAGGAAAGCCCGCTTGATGTCCAGCCACTCCAGGTAAAGAAATTTAGTGCCAAGCATAAAGGTGGGGAAAAAGGCGGGGAAACTCACCCTATTCAAGCACTTGAGGGAAACAGTGACACATTTAATAACGTGAGTCGCTGTCATTGTGTTTGTTAGTTAAAGTAACGTTTTACATGCAATGCATTTATAGTTACTGTAAATGTCAAATTTTCTCATCTGCAGATTCAGTTGAAAGGTAACAGCAATAGCTCTTGTAAGGAAATTATTTGTGCTTTGACTGCTTCGACGTGCAATGCCCCTTCACCGCTGGATAAGCAGACGAGAGCACCTGATGCGGTATGTCTTGTTACTGTTTATGTTAAAACTCTTCCTTAATAGTATCCCTGTTCATGTGCATTATCTGTTCTGCCTGTCAATCTGTTTGCAGGTGTCAAGAGGGGCTGATAGTAGCTCAAACACAAAGGTTTTTGCCTCCAAGAAATGTGAGTAATTTGTCTAAACAGTGTCCATCAACTAGATGGTTTATCAAAATCTAAATATTGTTTTGTAATGTGCAGCAGCTGAAaagaaaggcttcaaaggtttgtCTAGCCCACATAGCTCAGGGCATGGAACTAGGACTGTCCAGAAGAGAAGTGCAAAGAAAGTGGCAGGGCGACAGAAAGAATGCTTCATGGAAGTATGAACTTTTTTGTCTTGATAAGGTATTTCTATCAGTTTATGGCTTCTTACCTCAGTAAATTTTCAGAGACAAGTGGACAGCAGAGGACCTCATACTCAGCAGCAGCTCAACAGGGAGGAAAAAGTAAACGTAAATGACGGAACAAATCAGGAACTGTTTCCTTTAATACCCCCAGGCTTCAAATCAATCTGTAACGGGCAAGGTATGTGTAAACTACCTGTGGAAGAAATGTGCGTTCATTTTATGTTGAATGTCTCTGAAGTTTATTGATGGCAGGTTTACTACCCCCAGGCTTCAAATCAATCTGTGACGGGCAAGGTATGTGCTGTGTAAACTACCTGTGGTAGAAATATGCATTCATTTTATGTTGAATGTCTCTGAAGTTTATTGATGGCAGGTTTACTCGATGGGGAAAAAGTGGATGAGAGACCAAATCAACTACATATTCAGGATGCTGGGAGCTCACAGTGCACCATGGAAAACACTGCATTAAGAAGCTGCTCAGCTGTTGGGACTTCTCTGCACCCACCTTTTCTTTCATGTCAGATCTCTGGTGAGCGTTTTCCGTTCATCAAGACCTCATCCATATGGCATCAAATTGAACCAATGGAAGTGTTTCGGAAGGTACCACAGGAACCCCATTTCCTTCCACTTCAGCAATTTATGCCGGAACTGCGTGAAGGAATGGCTATAGGTCTAATGGTGACATATGCCAGCTTAGTTGAAAGTGTCAAGCGATCATGCATAGAAGATAATATTGAGTTATTTGAAAGAAAGATCAACGCACTTGCCCATTTAGAGGAAAATGGATTTGATGTTAAGTTGCTGCAGCACAGTCTGATGAAATTACTTGAGGCCAAATGGGAGCACACCAAGCATCTTGGACATCTGGACGAGTTGAAAGAATTGGTACCACGGAAGGAGTCTGCCATGTCCCACAAGCATGCATTACTTGTTGAAAAGGAAGGAGCTATATTTCAGCTTGAGCAGAAACTTGAGTGCCTTCGTGGTGAAGCAGAGCAGATTGCAAAGGAGACAAAAGATGAAGATGCAGAGCTCTTGAGGCTGAAAGAGGGAGTTAACATAGCTCAGGAAGCATGTGTTAATGTTGAAGTGCGGTTTCATGACATTCTAGCCGATATGCGTTCGAGACTGCAGCTTTCCGAATGATACGATATTCAGAAATCATTTCAGTCTCCCAACTTAATTGTTCCCGTAGCTTATGCTCCCGTGTGTTGCACCTTTTATCTAGGATTATCACCAAACTTGGATGAGGGTTCCAATTGTCATTCGACACCTTTTATGCAAGCAGCAGATGTATGATCTTCAACTCTGTCAAGTTTAGACCCATTTTTCTATGCTAGTTGGACGATATTTATGGCTGTGTAAACTGGTTGTCTCGTGTTGTCATTCATTCCCCGAATCCTGTGATGACTGCTATGCAGTGGGTCAATCTGAAAACATGCTGTTGATTTATACGTATTATCTGATCTGTATTTATTTTTGTATGGTTTGATGCCCGTCAACTTGGCGTGTTTCTGTTAATCATTTAATCAATCAGATCCTGTTAGCACTTGGTAGGAGAGAACGGCATCGCAATGAATTTGCATTGCTGCTGATTGAAGTGCTTATGCTGCATGCGATGAAGAAGCCTATTCAGGTCCACAACTACGTTTTGCCCTTCTTTATAGATCATGGTATATTATAATTTTGCAAATGTTAACCCACATGTGTGGCACAAAGCAATATGATCCAAACTCCTTTATTACCATTCATTTTGTCACGTTAGAACATATAATATTAGCGGGAATCTTTTTGGTTTTGGCTTAAAAATGTTTTATTTCCTAATTAAAAAAATACAATTTAAAAATTAAAAATATGTTTTCATCATTAAATCCGTCTCGACGAGATTTTCAAAACTATATCCCATGTTGATATGTTCTGACGATTTTTTTTCTCAAAAGTTGCTATGATGTTTACACCGTACTTGTCATAGTGATTACACTAAAGTTGCCATGTGGTAATTTTAGTTTATAAAGCATGGCAATTTTAATATTTTGACCATGACAATGCCAGTACTTtgaccatgaaaattattttttgtaTGCATCATGGCAATTTTAAGTGCATGTATCATGACAATTTTAGTTTATGCTTCATGGCAAGTCTAATTTCTTAATTCTCCATTTTATAATATGTAAAAGTTTACTTTTAAATATAGAAGAAAATAGGTgaaacatatcatggcaacttcAATGTAAACACCATGGCAATTCATGTGCAATAGATATGACAACTTTTAACCCTCAAAAAGTCATCGAAACATATTGATATGAGATATAGTTTCGAagttaagagataaaacattttaaaaactagaaaaaaaattcctacatgcatgcatgtggtgACGTGGTGCAGTTTGTGTGTTATAAGGCATGTGAGCGGATGTCACTCCCACCACACATGTGAGCGTTATCAGCGTCCTATAATTTTGTATTTTGCTGTTCGCTTTTGGCTACATTCTCGCTAGATGACCTGATGTGTCCTTGGTCCGAATGTCAAACGCAATACAGAAGTTAAACAAACTATGAAATCGTTTTTATCCTTGTCGTCCTTCCTTTTCTTATAAATCAGGATATATTATTATTTTGTATGCCAGATATAACAAAGAAGTTAAGCAAATATATAAAACCCATTTTATCCTTGTTGTCCTTCCTTTGTTTATGAAGAAGCCAAGCAGGAAAAATATATATTAGAAGCTAAAGCCTAAATCCTTTACAGATTACCTATTGCGCCCAGTGTCAAACGCAGTAGAGAAGTTAAGAAAAATATATCATGTTTATTATCTGCCACTGGAACAAAGTGAGGGGGCTTGCGGCTAATTTTATACTCTCATTCATTCCAAAAGTGAAAGTGAAACCCAATGGGTGGATGAGGCTAAAGCTCGGCTATGCAAATTTGAATGCTGATGCAAGTTTCGATGTTGATTCGCTTGCAGGTTTAGTTGGAGCAGTACTACAAGACCACACCGAAAAATTCATGGCTGCTACTAACGAAAGGATTCTCTGCTAAAGCTATAGCAGTGAGATTTAGTATAAATATGGCCCGTACAATTGGCTGCAGAAAGACCGAGATCTGATAGAGgtaaaggtgtcccgtctttcgatgagatgatggctattgttttggaggaagtcgactttgacgatccgactacgaacatgcgaggatgtcgcgccttagcaattgctaaaccaactccgagaggttattgaccacgccggagcacgatcaacctgtccacgaaggtctgtttcctgcaggcaaacgaagaacaagcaagaaactaagattgcaatctgcatattgcgaatataagagaaAAACTTTGTTGATCAAGGTGTGGTTCTGTGACGcatttgtctggtcgttgaacacaaacgaagtacgcgaagttgcagctatgatgaactttaatctaaacaaaacccaaagtctaaacaatgccctaagggctgtatatatggaggaaagaggggggggggatttcgtggcccttggaggaggggtccgaaaccaaccctaactcttgttttcccacacatacggactctaaaagcagcctataatcaagtatttcgaaattacatgggcctgacCCAAAAATATGGTGAAGCAGCACCTAGGATAGCCTatggacaaaatttatgaagtggcatcttgtatatttcgtccaaggctttattcactcattatggtggcttcaaagtcctggaatcatcacttgtaactccgttcttgttccccttgcgcacgccatcatctccatacttgaacttgctccaaggttcatctttcttgtccaagctaggcccttcatttgtaaacaaaacaaatgtatccaatttaggcagcatcatattctcatgaacattagaatcgttaccaagaaacgaaagtacctgataatttaattggcgtgcgcgagcgctagtaattggtccagtatgtatagcagcaggggctgcgggtgtaataatggtattgatgtcctcatcatcctccccttcttgaaatgaagtcttcctcgacggaagctcatcttcctcacccaaataaggcttcaaatctgcaatgttaaaagtgggactaaccccaaaatcagcacgtggcattagctttgatttacgcaaattaggaaatctatccttacgtaaatgtaaccaaacaagatctccaggtgcaaacacaacatgctttgtacccttatctccaacaaatttatatttagcattcatacgctcaatgttttccttagttaactcatgcatttttaaaatcaattcaacacgttctttagcatcaaaattaaccttctccgaaggtggaagaggcaacaaatcaataggtacACGATGTAGGAAACCATGCACAATTTTAAAAGGgtacatcttagtagtagaatgcaatgaacgattataagaaaattcaatatgaggcaagcattctttccatattttttattcttcttcaaaacagccctaagcatagtagacaatgttctattgactacttcagtttgtccattagtttgggggtgacaagtagtactaaaaaatAGTtcagtccccaacttagcccataaacatctcaaaaagtggctaagaaatttagtaccacgatctgaaacaatagtatttggcacaccatacaagcgaataatttcacgaaagaacaaatcagcaacattaaagcatcatcgcttttatgacatggtataaagtgtgccattttcgagaatctatctatgacaacaaatatgctatccctccccttctttggtcgaggtaaacctaaaacaaagtccatagataagagcatcatcgcttttatgacatggtataaagtgtgccattttcgagaatctatccatgacaacaaatatgctatccctccccttctttgccacggtctaccaagtaataaggaacatgcttacatgggtaccacatcacaatcaacataatcagcatatgtagagat encodes:
- the LOC125551813 gene encoding uncharacterized protein LOC125551813 isoform X2 — encoded protein: MPGRSPAPTGRRRRRSRGWSTPSKASRRPQSPPPSSAPPLAQQPPLPPGTEVEVRVDDDGFHGSWFEAKVDSFLPARGRGSRARYTVTYSHLLSDDSGGTLVEPFAPSHIRPRPPPPSNPEPLCLHDIVEAFHNDGWWSGILLAIDPLTAAFPITREVITFQDPHHVRPRRDYVDGQWLPSKVAISVQPKRAVRVYAVGDKVEVVRDRDLYGYSWFPATVAKVIDRLSYLVEYSDLEEEVGGGKAMEYLHCLFIRPDVEHSPRESEFRLGPGAAVEVYCDGAWSPGVVQRAVGEGEYEVSIDGKEGELLLKKVPELLKPQYKWNGKHWRIVSPKRQGNRRQSVSGKRPSSAVEVASNDDENSHHTQSPATKRSRIELPRKKLEELTEGSEHVLESEMDTSLSALRKSLASNFSPKTCSPRSRKNNFQAISRRIVDSCTAPMKGLGVHHASSENPTPQNESRADGIVEVVVQEAPLDMMLSNGQLNSPVCGRIADEAHDMLLIAGLRKQKMDSSCINNAVQKPQESQESPLDVQPLQVKKFSAKHKGGEKGGETHPIQALEGNSDTFNNIQLKGNSNSSCKEIICALTASTCNAPSPLDKQTRAPDAVSRGADSSSNTKVFASKKSEKKGFKGLSSPHSSGHGTRTVQKRSAKKVAGRQKECFMERQVDSRGPHTQQQLNREEKVNVNDGTNQELFPLIPPGFKSICNGQGLLPPGFKSICDGQGLLDGEKVDERPNQLHIQDAGSSQCTMENTALRSCSAVGTSLHPPFLSCQISGERFPFIKTSSIWHQIEPMEVFRKVPQEPHFLPLQQFMPELREGMAIGLMVTYASLVESVKRSCIEDNIELFERKINALAHLEENGFDVKLLQHSLMKLLEAKWEHTKHLGHLDELKELVPRKESAMSHKHALLVEKEGAIFQLEQKLECLRGEAEQIAKETKDEDAELLRLKEGVNIAQEACVNVEVRFHDILADMRSRLQLSE
- the LOC125551813 gene encoding uncharacterized protein LOC125551813 isoform X4, with amino-acid sequence MPGRSPAPTGRRRRRSRGWSTPSKASRRPQSPPPSSAPPLAQQPPLPPGTEVEVRVDDDGFHGSWFEAKVDSFLPARGRGSRARYTVTYSHLLSDDSGGTLVEPFAPSHIRPRPPPPSNPEPLCLHDIVEAFHNDGWWSGILLAIDPLTAAFPITREVITFQDPHHVRPRRDYVDGQWLPSKVAISVQPKRAVRVYAVGDKVEVVRDRDLYGYSWFPATVAKVIDRLSYLVEYSDLEEEVGGGKAMEYLHCLFIRPDVEHSPRESEFRLGPGAAVEVYCDGAWSPGVVQRAVGEGEYEVSIDGKEGELLLKKVPELLKPQYKWNGKHWRIVSPKRQGNRRQSVSGKRPSSAVEVASNDDENSHHTQSPATKRSRIELPRKKLEELTEGSEHVLESEMDTSLSALRKSLASNFSPKTCSPRSRKNNFQAISRRIVDSCTAPMKGLGVHHASSENPTPQNESRADGIVEVVVQEAPLDMMLSNGQLNSPVCGRIADEAHDMLLIAGLRKQKMDSSCINNAVQKPQESQESPLDVQPLQVKKFSAKHKGGEKGGETHPIQALEGNSDTFNNIQLKGNSNSSCKEIICALTASTCNAPSPLDKQTRAPDAVSRGADSSSNTKVFASKKSEKKGFKGLSSPHSSGHGTRTVQKRSAKKVAGRQKECFMERQVDSRGPHTQQQLNREEKVNVNDGTNQELFPLIPPGFKSICNGQGLLDGEKVDERPNQLHIQDAGSSQCTMENTALRSCSAVGTSLHPPFLSCQISGERFPFIKTSSIWHQIEPMEVFRKVPQEPHFLPLQQFMPELREGMAIGLMVTYASLVESVKRSCIEDNIELFERKINALAHLEENGFDVKLLQHSLMKLLEAKWEHTKHLGHLDELKELVPRKESAMSHKHALLVEKEGAIFQLEQKLECLRGEAEQIAKETKDEDAELLRLKEGVNIAQEACVNVEVRFHDILADMRSRLQLSE
- the LOC125551813 gene encoding uncharacterized protein LOC125551813 isoform X3 — protein: MPGRSPAPTGRRRRRSRGWSTPSKASRRPQSPPPSSAPPLAQQPPLPPGTEVEVRVDDDGFHGSWFEAKVDSFLPARGRGSRARYTVTYSHLLSDDSGGTLVEPFAPSHIRPRPPPPSNPEPLCLHDIVEAFHNDGWWSGILLAIDPLTAAFPITREVITFQDPHHVRPRRDYVDGQWLPSKVAISVQPKRAVRVYAVGDKVEVVRDRDLYGYSWFPATVAKVIDRLSYLVEYSDLEEEVGGGKAMEYLHCLFIRPDVEHSPRESEFRLGPGAAVEVYCDGAWSPGVVQRAVGEGEYEVSIDGKEGELLLKKVPELLKPQYKWNGKHWRIVSPKRQGNRRQSVSGKRPSSAVEVASNDDENSHHTQSPATKRSRIELPRKKLEELTEGSEHVLESEMDTSLSALRKSLASNFSPKTCSPRSRKNNFQAISRRIVDSCTAPMKGLGVHHASSENPTPQNESRADGIVEVVVQEAPLDMMLSNGQLNSPVCGRIADEAHDMLLIAGLRKQKMDSSCINNAVQKPQESQESPLDVQPLQVKKFSAKHKGGEKGGETHPIQALEGNSDTFNNIQLKGNSNSSCKEIICALTASTCNAPSPLDKQTRAPDAVSRGADSSSNTKVFASKKSAEKKGFKGLSSPHSSGHGTRTVQKRSAKKVAGRQKECFMERQVDSRGPHTQQQLNREEKVNVNDGTNQELFPLIPPGFKSICNGQGLLDGEKVDERPNQLHIQDAGSSQCTMENTALRSCSAVGTSLHPPFLSCQISGERFPFIKTSSIWHQIEPMEVFRKVPQEPHFLPLQQFMPELREGMAIGLMVTYASLVESVKRSCIEDNIELFERKINALAHLEENGFDVKLLQHSLMKLLEAKWEHTKHLGHLDELKELVPRKESAMSHKHALLVEKEGAIFQLEQKLECLRGEAEQIAKETKDEDAELLRLKEGVNIAQEACVNVEVRFHDILADMRSRLQLSE